A stretch of the Serratia marcescens genome encodes the following:
- a CDS encoding TonB-dependent siderophore receptor, which produces MNKFNGFHLRHAYLCPFFLGMVPCLTLAAGEESIWVVADGSSSGNVPQGYAAQQAEVATKTRSPLVDVPQFVSVVNRQQMDVQSADTVSQALRYSAGVAVERFGAFSSGVDFARMRGFEADYYLDGLRVIGNTGIWGPQIETWGLQSVEVLHGPSSSLYGQGGAGGVINMISRRPSATESNQLKLDVGNDRTRSLSLDATGALTDDEQWLYRVDGLAATRGSQIEDTRQKRLYLAPAITWQPNERMRWTVLTHYLREPESGYYNTLPAQVLGLLPNARGKIDTDKNYSDPAHENSSRTQYDVTSLFEVQLNDRWRLKQNLRYSHVDSAVRRDFTRAITPDNRLLTAVYQDSPSQADSLVMDNQAEVKFATGAIAHQGLAGIDYQTGKLDKDWWGSQTVTFDPWSGQYRPSFDPVAVSRTSTTQRFHRTGLYGQDEASWRGWHLLLGGRHDWSRMRTGDNLAHTQTQTNDAAWSYRAGLSHPFDSGLAPWASVSTAFDPLTGTDAQGSPFKPTHSTQYEMGLKLQPPGSAMMTSLAVYQLTQRDVNTIDPLNPSYYTQTGEVRSRGVELESRAALTDSLNLMLAYAWVNNVVTQANDNTQGRHPVGVPAQTGSMWLDYRFTKGPLQGLLIGGGARYLGASWGDGANTFKVPAVWLGDMTVRYTPGAWDPRLYNLELGLTINNLTNKSYVASCTSAPYCSIGIERSVTGSISWYF; this is translated from the coding sequence TTGAATAAATTCAACGGATTTCATTTGCGACACGCTTATCTTTGCCCGTTTTTTTTGGGCATGGTGCCTTGCCTGACTCTGGCGGCAGGCGAAGAGTCGATATGGGTGGTAGCTGACGGTTCGTCCTCGGGCAACGTTCCACAGGGCTACGCGGCCCAACAAGCGGAGGTGGCAACCAAAACCCGTTCACCGCTGGTCGACGTGCCGCAATTCGTCTCGGTGGTCAATCGACAGCAAATGGACGTGCAATCAGCCGATACGGTCAGCCAGGCGCTGCGCTACAGCGCCGGCGTTGCCGTAGAACGCTTCGGTGCATTTTCCAGCGGCGTGGACTTCGCCAGAATGCGCGGCTTTGAGGCGGACTACTATCTGGATGGTTTACGCGTCATCGGCAATACCGGCATTTGGGGGCCACAGATTGAAACCTGGGGGTTGCAAAGCGTCGAAGTCTTGCATGGCCCCTCCTCCTCGTTATACGGCCAGGGCGGTGCCGGAGGCGTAATCAATATGATTTCCCGACGGCCTTCCGCTACCGAGTCGAATCAGCTTAAATTGGATGTCGGCAACGACCGTACGCGTTCCCTCAGTCTCGATGCCACCGGCGCACTGACCGATGACGAACAGTGGTTGTATCGTGTCGATGGCCTGGCGGCCACGCGTGGCTCGCAGATAGAAGATACCCGGCAGAAGCGTCTCTATCTGGCACCTGCCATCACCTGGCAGCCCAACGAACGCATGCGTTGGACCGTGCTGACTCACTATCTGCGTGAACCCGAGTCGGGCTATTACAACACCCTGCCCGCCCAGGTTCTGGGGCTGTTGCCCAATGCGCGCGGCAAGATAGATACCGATAAAAATTACAGCGATCCGGCGCACGAGAACTCAAGCCGCACGCAATATGATGTGACCTCACTGTTTGAAGTGCAGTTGAACGATCGCTGGCGATTAAAACAAAACCTGCGCTATTCCCATGTAGACTCTGCGGTGCGGCGCGATTTTACCCGCGCCATCACGCCGGACAACCGCCTTTTGACGGCGGTCTACCAAGATTCCCCGAGTCAGGCGGACAGCCTTGTGATGGATAACCAGGCCGAGGTGAAATTCGCTACCGGCGCCATCGCCCACCAAGGGTTGGCCGGCATCGACTACCAGACCGGTAAACTGGATAAAGACTGGTGGGGATCGCAAACCGTGACGTTCGATCCCTGGTCCGGTCAGTACCGCCCTTCATTCGATCCTGTTGCGGTTTCACGCACGTCGACAACGCAACGTTTCCACCGCACCGGCTTATACGGGCAGGACGAAGCCAGCTGGCGCGGATGGCATTTGCTGTTGGGCGGCCGTCATGACTGGTCGCGTATGCGTACCGGTGACAATCTGGCCCATACCCAAACGCAAACCAATGACGCCGCCTGGAGCTATCGTGCCGGATTGAGCCACCCGTTCGACAGCGGCCTGGCGCCGTGGGCCAGCGTCTCTACCGCCTTCGATCCGCTGACCGGCACTGACGCTCAGGGCTCGCCGTTCAAACCCACCCATTCCACTCAGTATGAGATGGGTTTGAAACTGCAGCCGCCCGGCAGCGCAATGATGACCAGCCTGGCGGTTTACCAACTGACGCAGCGCGATGTGAACACCATCGATCCCCTCAATCCCAGCTATTACACCCAGACTGGCGAAGTACGTTCTCGCGGCGTGGAGCTGGAATCGCGTGCGGCGCTGACCGATAGCCTTAACCTGATGCTGGCCTATGCCTGGGTCAACAACGTCGTGACTCAAGCCAACGATAACACCCAGGGGCGACACCCGGTCGGTGTTCCGGCGCAAACCGGCTCGATGTGGCTGGACTATCGCTTTACTAAAGGGCCGCTGCAGGGGCTGCTGATCGGCGGCGGCGCTCGCTACCTGGGGGCCAGTTGGGGAGATGGCGCCAACACATTCAAAGTGCCTGCCGTTTGGCTCGGCGATATGACCGTTCGCTATACGCCGGGTGCCTGGGATCCGCGCCTGTATAACCTCGAATTGGGGTTGACCATCAACAACCTGACCAACAAATCTTATGTCGCCAGTTGCACCAGCGCGCCTTACTGCAGCATCGGCATCGAACGCAGCGTCACCGGTTCGATAAGTTGGTATTTCTGA
- a CDS encoding AMP-binding protein, with product MVSVGDSINQRLLKALQQHGQRPALFERGEVYSYDWLNGAVASAALKLRQLGVQKGDRIAYQLRNTREAVVVMLSSLMLGAIPVPILPSYREKELRHILHLTAPKVFALQRGSRRYNPLAALQTLLTEGLNIDVILVEDYDDAGHDTRYLNLQHFCSPLMPSPPLHAVIMTPSDTAVMLLSSGTTGLPKAIARKNGGYSYMIECGCDVFALDSQSVYFAAMPVSHGFVINCPGILGTLSRGGAVALADAPSAETALDVIERCGVTHTTLVPALLSQWSELQQKTPRNLTTLWHVQVGGARVTPELAASSSRSLGITLQQCYGMSEGLLCFNAVDDDDAVRFSSQGRPLSPYDEVLIVDENGCSLPVGKSGELITRGPYTLTEYYQNPQANLAAFTADGFYRTGDLAHVDAAGNIFIDGRVNDSINRGGEKFSPNEIEELAEQHPAVVRAACVGMADDLYGEVPCLFVTSTDDTLTLSALRRFFEKEGLAAFKAPEKLIVIDAIPMKGIGKIDRLTLRDLLRQEPSVRNTAGLNS from the coding sequence ATGGTTAGTGTTGGGGATTCAATCAATCAACGTTTATTAAAGGCCCTTCAACAACATGGACAGCGCCCGGCGCTTTTTGAACGCGGGGAGGTTTACAGTTACGACTGGCTGAACGGTGCGGTCGCTTCAGCCGCCTTGAAATTGCGCCAATTAGGCGTGCAGAAAGGCGATCGGATCGCGTATCAATTGCGCAATACCCGTGAAGCGGTTGTCGTCATGCTATCTTCGTTGATGCTCGGCGCGATCCCGGTGCCGATATTACCTTCTTATCGTGAGAAAGAGCTGAGGCACATTCTGCATCTGACCGCGCCGAAAGTATTCGCCTTGCAGCGCGGTTCCCGCCGCTATAACCCACTTGCCGCTCTGCAGACGCTGTTGACGGAAGGTCTCAATATCGATGTGATACTGGTCGAAGATTACGATGACGCCGGGCACGATACTCGCTACCTGAACCTGCAACATTTCTGTTCACCCCTGATGCCTTCGCCGCCACTTCACGCCGTCATCATGACCCCGTCGGATACCGCCGTCATGTTGCTTTCGAGTGGCACCACCGGTTTGCCCAAGGCGATCGCACGCAAGAATGGCGGTTACAGCTATATGATTGAATGCGGCTGTGACGTGTTTGCTCTGGACAGCCAGTCGGTCTATTTCGCTGCGATGCCGGTTTCACATGGATTCGTCATCAATTGTCCCGGCATACTTGGTACGCTTTCTCGCGGCGGCGCTGTGGCGCTCGCCGATGCGCCCTCGGCGGAAACGGCGTTGGACGTGATCGAGCGATGCGGCGTAACGCATACCACGCTGGTGCCTGCTCTACTGTCGCAATGGAGCGAACTGCAGCAAAAAACGCCGCGCAACCTGACAACGTTGTGGCATGTCCAGGTGGGTGGGGCCAGAGTGACGCCAGAGCTGGCGGCCTCCTCGTCCCGCAGTCTCGGCATTACCCTGCAGCAATGTTATGGCATGAGCGAAGGGCTGTTGTGTTTTAACGCGGTTGACGACGATGATGCGGTGCGGTTCAGCTCTCAGGGCCGGCCTTTGAGCCCCTATGATGAAGTACTAATCGTCGATGAAAATGGCTGTTCTTTGCCCGTGGGTAAATCAGGTGAACTGATCACCCGTGGCCCTTATACGCTCACCGAATACTACCAAAATCCCCAGGCGAATCTTGCCGCGTTTACCGCTGACGGCTTCTACCGCACCGGCGATCTGGCGCACGTCGATGCCGCAGGCAATATTTTCATCGATGGGCGCGTCAACGATTCGATTAACCGTGGGGGAGAAAAATTCAGTCCGAACGAGATAGAAGAACTGGCAGAACAACATCCTGCCGTGGTGCGAGCCGCTTGCGTGGGCATGGCGGACGATCTGTACGGTGAGGTGCCGTGTCTGTTTGTCACCAGTACGGATGACACGCTGACCCTCAGCGCATTGCGCCGTTTCTTTGAGAAAGAAGGGCTGGCGGCGTTCAAGGCACCGGAAAAATTGATCGTCATCGACGCCATTCCCATGAAAGGCATCGGCAAGATAGATCGCCTGACGCTGCGCGATTTGCTGCGCCAGGAGCCGTCCGTCAGAAACACGGCGGGGTTGAACTCATGA
- a CDS encoding thioesterase II family protein, with protein sequence MTQLRTSLGCAVRLSRPRSSPVTKQLVVFPHAGGGVAFYQHWRELLPDEVDLFIMQYPGREDAQDAPAWETAQYAIARCVDALHASLGIAPAVIFGHSMGSLLALQVAAALQTSRFRIDTVLSAQRAPSELKLLRQESQRQEVLDHILAFSESSGALTLDELTRPLVTRLIQQDLRLLGELSAEPLPGLQPRILGGNNDPLVSRSALSQWKEELPGSQVQLLTGDHFYFMQDTAAFLRRLLQ encoded by the coding sequence ATGACGCAATTGCGCACTTCTCTCGGCTGCGCGGTGAGACTCAGCCGCCCGCGCAGTTCGCCGGTCACCAAACAATTGGTGGTCTTTCCGCATGCCGGCGGCGGCGTAGCGTTCTACCAGCACTGGCGCGAGCTGCTGCCGGACGAGGTGGATCTGTTCATCATGCAATATCCCGGCCGGGAAGATGCGCAAGACGCGCCGGCCTGGGAAACGGCCCAGTACGCCATTGCGCGCTGCGTCGATGCGCTGCATGCCTCGCTGGGCATCGCGCCGGCGGTGATTTTCGGTCACAGCATGGGTTCGCTGCTTGCCCTGCAGGTTGCCGCGGCGCTGCAAACGTCGCGCTTTCGCATCGACACCGTTTTGTCGGCCCAGCGCGCGCCGTCAGAACTGAAATTACTCCGGCAGGAAAGCCAGCGGCAAGAAGTGTTGGACCACATCCTGGCATTCAGTGAAAGCAGCGGCGCGTTGACGCTGGATGAGCTCACTCGCCCGCTTGTCACCCGATTGATACAGCAAGACCTGCGGCTGTTGGGTGAACTCAGCGCAGAACCGTTGCCCGGCCTGCAGCCGCGCATTTTGGGCGGCAACAACGACCCTTTGGTTAGCCGCTCCGCGCTGTCGCAGTGGAAAGAAGAACTCCCCGGCAGCCAGGTTCAACTCCTGACGGGCGATCACTTTTATTTCATGCAGGATACCGCTGCATTTCTCCGCCGGCTGCTTCAGTAA
- a CDS encoding pyridoxal-phosphate dependent enzyme translates to MNFELFNPQDCAPDTEKAFTLFPQLKKFYAALGNTPLVEVPSPKGKASIYAKFEFENPFGSVKDRTAFGLFCDAINQHDFAAGELKLLDSSGGNMAKALAKLGNMCGIAVQVVIPDSSPQPLIDTLKGDNAVVTLVDRNQFLLGVIARSQQIAHEDGSWTLLSQHLNLVNTAVHQHATGAEIRRQLNGERVDGWVSAVGTGGTLSGVAAALRQDNPQLIVWGSTPRELPYGTLSAPNGEPKFAGAGGLGFGFRQPFISKLMPQEPPFNPVSYREALSAMHEFHQLTGVKIGASSAANWKTACKLAETLSADQRIVTLFADAGSDIDREKGREWFKQSEALTV, encoded by the coding sequence ATGAATTTTGAGCTGTTTAACCCACAGGATTGCGCACCGGATACGGAGAAAGCCTTTACTCTGTTCCCCCAGTTGAAAAAATTCTATGCGGCGTTAGGCAACACCCCGCTGGTTGAAGTGCCCTCGCCAAAGGGGAAGGCGTCGATTTACGCCAAGTTCGAGTTTGAAAATCCGTTTGGCTCGGTGAAGGATCGCACTGCGTTCGGCCTGTTTTGCGATGCTATCAATCAACACGATTTCGCCGCCGGTGAATTAAAACTGCTCGATTCCTCGGGGGGCAATATGGCGAAAGCGCTGGCTAAGCTCGGCAACATGTGCGGGATAGCGGTGCAAGTTGTGATCCCGGATTCATCCCCGCAACCGTTGATCGACACGCTGAAGGGGGACAACGCCGTCGTTACCTTGGTCGATCGCAATCAGTTCCTGCTCGGCGTCATTGCGCGCAGCCAGCAGATTGCGCATGAAGATGGGAGTTGGACGCTGTTATCCCAGCATCTCAACCTGGTTAACACCGCCGTACATCAGCATGCGACGGGCGCAGAGATCCGGCGGCAGCTGAACGGCGAGCGTGTCGATGGTTGGGTTTCCGCGGTCGGTACTGGTGGCACACTGTCTGGCGTCGCGGCGGCGCTACGTCAGGATAACCCACAGCTGATCGTGTGGGGCAGCACGCCGCGCGAACTGCCTTACGGTACGTTGTCCGCCCCGAATGGAGAACCGAAATTCGCCGGCGCCGGTGGACTGGGTTTCGGTTTCCGTCAGCCTTTCATCAGTAAGCTGATGCCGCAAGAGCCACCTTTCAATCCGGTTTCTTATCGGGAAGCACTCAGTGCGATGCATGAGTTCCATCAACTAACCGGTGTCAAAATCGGTGCCTCTTCCGCCGCCAACTGGAAAACGGCCTGTAAGCTGGCTGAAACGTTGAGCGCAGATCAACGCATTGTCACGCTCTTTGCCGACGCGGGTTCCGATATCGACCGAGAAAAAGGGCGCGAGTGGTTTAAACAATCTGAAGCATTAACCGTTTAA
- a CDS encoding allene oxide cyclase barrel-like domain-containing protein, which yields MEIIQGNNNVLAELITLGDYVRELISSGKDTAEIERVLASKDGYKNVTILSVIEMANITFKAKTNNAPNVGDANSHTDLLVDQQGHDIGTMKGQGWKIASLPDDSVISWYHETAETPLGRIETAGIWNSSAIWAGQWQSLFAAGVSGDIMGKIGVRQLYQDIPREKYLTLIVLLPLDQIKSLIKK from the coding sequence ATGGAAATTATACAGGGCAATAATAATGTATTGGCTGAGTTGATTACGCTTGGCGATTATGTTCGCGAATTAATCAGTTCCGGCAAAGACACTGCGGAAATTGAACGTGTTCTGGCATCGAAAGACGGCTATAAAAATGTCACGATCCTTTCCGTTATAGAAATGGCCAATATTACCTTCAAAGCGAAAACGAATAATGCGCCTAACGTGGGTGATGCCAATTCACATACTGACCTGCTGGTGGATCAGCAAGGGCATGATATCGGCACGATGAAGGGCCAGGGGTGGAAAATCGCGTCACTGCCTGACGATAGCGTGATTTCCTGGTATCACGAAACCGCTGAAACGCCGCTGGGACGGATCGAAACCGCCGGCATTTGGAACTCCAGCGCCATTTGGGCAGGGCAATGGCAATCGCTGTTCGCCGCCGGCGTTAGCGGGGATATCATGGGGAAAATCGGCGTTCGTCAGCTTTATCAGGATATTCCGCGAGAAAAATATCTGACGCTGATCGTTCTGTTGCCGTTGGATCAGATTAAAAGCTTGATTAAAAAATAA
- a CDS encoding NAD(P)/FAD-dependent oxidoreductase encodes MHTSVHWDVIIIGAGPIGLAAAWNYAREHQDHKILVLEQYALFTQLAGTSGEERHWRLQYSELEIFRLTLEADKLWRQLEQQADRKLIHRIGSLWFGDADVWTNEGQIRQTMLSMDEMRLPYERLTMREIERCYGFTGLDSNYEGFLQQDGGVIDVKGTLTSLYSLASEAGVEFQFQQCVKAVEPDARGATVLTAQHRYRARKVLVAGGPGSKKLLRQLDIDLALSTYEMACISMLRSQRLGANDPFWFAFQPPVESDSNLFYGFPPNPWSVNGFDRLGTDFEVDPITEANAPSYRANPQHVERALEFARRHMPFLEPDKQHSAASCLAVLPTDPARQFYLDSAKGRCHGGEHLVVSAGGWAFKFTPLMGQICADLLAEREPRWDISALRF; translated from the coding sequence ATGCACACGTCAGTACACTGGGATGTCATTATTATCGGTGCCGGCCCCATAGGGCTGGCCGCCGCGTGGAATTATGCGCGTGAACATCAGGATCATAAAATTTTGGTGCTGGAGCAATATGCGCTATTTACGCAATTAGCAGGTACCAGCGGGGAGGAACGCCATTGGCGTTTGCAATATTCGGAATTGGAAATCTTCCGCCTTACCCTGGAAGCCGACAAATTATGGCGGCAATTGGAACAACAGGCGGACAGAAAACTGATCCACCGCATTGGCAGCCTGTGGTTCGGCGATGCGGATGTCTGGACCAATGAGGGGCAGATCCGTCAAACCATGCTGTCGATGGATGAGATGAGGTTGCCTTATGAACGTCTGACGATGCGCGAAATCGAACGGTGCTACGGTTTTACCGGGCTGGACAGCAACTATGAAGGGTTCTTGCAGCAAGACGGCGGGGTAATCGACGTTAAAGGTACCCTGACGTCGCTTTACTCTCTGGCTAGCGAGGCCGGCGTGGAATTCCAGTTCCAGCAATGCGTGAAGGCCGTGGAACCGGATGCGCGGGGGGCAACGGTACTGACGGCGCAGCATCGCTATCGCGCCCGTAAGGTATTGGTCGCTGGCGGGCCGGGCAGTAAGAAGCTGCTGCGCCAACTGGATATCGATCTTGCGCTTTCCACCTATGAGATGGCCTGCATTAGCATGCTGCGCAGTCAGCGTCTGGGGGCCAACGATCCTTTCTGGTTTGCTTTCCAACCGCCGGTAGAGAGCGACAGTAACCTGTTTTACGGTTTCCCGCCCAATCCGTGGTCAGTCAATGGATTTGACCGACTTGGGACCGATTTTGAAGTGGATCCGATCACCGAAGCCAATGCGCCGAGTTATCGGGCCAACCCGCAGCACGTTGAGCGAGCGCTCGAGTTTGCCCGGCGGCATATGCCGTTCCTCGAGCCGGACAAACAACATTCCGCCGCGAGCTGCTTGGCGGTGTTGCCCACCGATCCGGCGCGCCAATTCTATCTCGACAGCGCCAAGGGCCGCTGCCACGGCGGCGAGCATCTGGTGGTTTCGGCAGGCGGATGGGCATTCAAATTTACCCCTCTGATGGGGCAAATTTGCGCCGATCTGCTGGCGGAACGAGAACCGCGTTGGGACATCAGCGCATTGCGCTTCTAA
- a CDS encoding type I polyketide synthase encodes MQQVNSNDRDIALVGMACRFPGAEDVESWWHNLINGVESLVRVDNEQVDSADGGYIPVAAPVAGDISRFDAGFFGLSAREALLMDPQQRLFLECAWHALENAGVTPGELDDTGLFAGCSSSDYLRQAQGSALLDKLNPSPFERQIASDKDYLTSRVAWHLGIGGPVCNVQAACATSLVAVYEAVQALRSGRCNMAMAGACTLRLPQHEGYFAQQGMVFSTDGHCRPFSADASGTVFGSGVGIVVLKRLSDAQAAGDDIIAVIKGVAMNNDGARKVSFTTTSLHGQQRLLRQAMDDARLAPEDFRAIEAHGTGTLAGDPIEFEALSGVFRERTTHRAFCSIGAVKANVGHLETCAGMAGLIKAALQIKHGWLTPQINFGSPNPEMALAESPFEFLCSAQRWDRDDPRNAIGVSAFGIGGTNAHVVLARPPKTPQMRAAIAPLATVVPISAQSEQAWHRLVKRYQQRPCGENDERLAWSAQSGRKSLRYRGTLHIGEQGVLSMKESMVDTGKGRLSVVFQFPGQGSQFIGMASELMTQDAIFKTLMNDKLQILQTQAALDLSPLFTGQAAPETINNTALTQPALIAVEIAVAELLKHYGVEPDWVVGHSLGEIAAAWAAGVFSAQDALVFAARRGHLMAGLQPGAMLAVELSAQQAQPWLGDRLSLAAENSENGCVLSGPAEAIRACEGQMRDRGVRCKALSVSHAFHSALMDPILDELASIAPPPRESTSRVRYVSALLATEVAPAALDARYWSRHAREPVDYHRALQHLPRRGKTLFIEVGPGSTLTALVAQLKSAGTVTAVRTLPRRDEAQSETAVWIQALQKIWRASVNVNWRRLWQQPPSRIALPMYPFDPAQWWLGERDMQGPEAGRTSTTADKPDPQMARIWRIWGDVTGVNPDSNHCDFFDAGGQSLMALRLMALLEQEFGRSVGMADFLKRPTPWGIKQQLDQAGAFEQESH; translated from the coding sequence ATGCAGCAGGTGAACAGCAATGACCGGGATATCGCCTTGGTGGGCATGGCCTGCCGCTTCCCGGGTGCCGAGGATGTGGAAAGCTGGTGGCATAACTTGATCAACGGCGTCGAATCGCTGGTTCGCGTCGACAACGAGCAAGTTGACTCGGCCGACGGGGGCTATATTCCCGTCGCCGCACCGGTGGCCGGCGACATATCCCGCTTCGACGCGGGATTCTTCGGCCTGAGTGCGCGCGAAGCGCTGCTGATGGATCCCCAGCAACGGCTCTTTTTAGAGTGCGCCTGGCACGCTCTGGAAAACGCCGGGGTAACGCCGGGTGAGCTTGACGATACGGGCTTGTTTGCCGGCTGTAGCAGTTCCGATTATTTGCGTCAGGCACAGGGCTCTGCGTTGCTCGACAAACTCAACCCTTCGCCGTTCGAACGGCAAATCGCGAGCGACAAAGATTACCTCACCAGCCGAGTGGCCTGGCACCTGGGCATCGGGGGGCCGGTGTGTAATGTACAGGCCGCTTGTGCCACTTCGCTGGTGGCGGTTTACGAAGCGGTTCAAGCGTTGCGCAGTGGCCGTTGCAATATGGCTATGGCCGGCGCTTGTACCCTCAGGCTCCCGCAACATGAAGGATATTTCGCGCAGCAAGGCATGGTGTTTTCCACCGATGGGCACTGTCGACCGTTTTCTGCAGATGCCAGCGGCACGGTGTTCGGCAGCGGCGTCGGCATTGTCGTGCTGAAACGGCTGTCTGACGCACAGGCGGCCGGCGACGACATCATTGCGGTGATCAAAGGCGTAGCGATGAACAATGACGGCGCGCGCAAAGTCAGTTTTACCACCACCAGTTTGCACGGCCAGCAACGCCTGCTGCGCCAAGCTATGGACGATGCCCGCCTGGCACCGGAAGATTTTCGTGCCATCGAAGCGCACGGCACGGGAACGTTGGCCGGGGATCCCATCGAATTTGAGGCGCTGAGCGGCGTTTTCCGCGAGCGGACGACGCACCGGGCTTTCTGCTCCATCGGTGCAGTCAAGGCCAACGTCGGGCACCTGGAAACCTGCGCCGGCATGGCGGGACTGATCAAGGCCGCGCTGCAAATCAAACACGGTTGGCTCACGCCGCAGATCAACTTTGGCTCGCCGAATCCGGAAATGGCATTGGCGGAAAGCCCGTTTGAGTTTCTGTGCTCCGCTCAACGTTGGGATCGTGACGATCCACGCAACGCCATCGGCGTTAGCGCCTTCGGCATCGGCGGAACCAATGCGCATGTCGTGCTGGCAAGGCCACCGAAAACGCCTCAAATGCGGGCGGCGATAGCGCCGTTGGCGACTGTCGTGCCGATCAGCGCGCAATCGGAGCAGGCCTGGCATCGCTTGGTCAAACGTTACCAACAGCGGCCATGCGGCGAGAACGACGAACGCCTGGCCTGGAGCGCACAAAGTGGAAGAAAGTCGCTGCGTTATCGCGGCACTCTGCATATCGGCGAGCAGGGCGTGTTGAGCATGAAAGAAAGCATGGTGGATACGGGAAAAGGGCGTTTGTCGGTAGTTTTCCAATTTCCCGGCCAGGGAAGCCAGTTTATCGGTATGGCCAGCGAACTGATGACGCAGGATGCGATATTCAAAACGCTGATGAATGACAAGCTGCAGATATTGCAAACACAGGCTGCACTGGATCTCTCCCCGTTGTTTACCGGCCAGGCGGCCCCCGAAACAATTAACAACACGGCCTTGACGCAGCCGGCTCTGATCGCCGTCGAGATCGCCGTGGCCGAACTGTTGAAACATTACGGCGTCGAGCCGGATTGGGTCGTGGGGCACAGTTTGGGTGAGATTGCCGCCGCCTGGGCTGCCGGTGTGTTCTCGGCGCAAGACGCGTTGGTGTTCGCCGCCCGGCGCGGGCATCTGATGGCCGGGCTGCAGCCTGGTGCGATGCTGGCGGTAGAACTGAGCGCTCAGCAAGCCCAACCCTGGCTTGGCGATCGGCTGTCTCTGGCGGCGGAAAACAGTGAGAACGGCTGCGTGCTTTCAGGCCCGGCGGAGGCGATTCGCGCCTGCGAAGGACAGATGCGGGACAGGGGAGTACGTTGCAAGGCGCTGAGCGTTTCGCACGCGTTCCACTCGGCGTTGATGGATCCCATTCTTGATGAACTGGCCAGCATTGCGCCGCCGCCGCGTGAATCGACGTCGAGGGTCCGCTACGTCTCCGCATTGCTGGCGACCGAAGTCGCGCCCGCAGCGCTCGATGCCCGCTATTGGTCGCGCCATGCCCGTGAACCGGTGGATTATCACCGCGCCTTGCAACACCTACCGCGGCGCGGAAAAACGCTTTTCATAGAGGTAGGGCCGGGATCGACACTCACTGCGCTGGTCGCGCAGCTAAAATCCGCCGGCACCGTAACGGCGGTGCGCACCTTGCCTCGCCGCGACGAAGCCCAGAGCGAAACCGCCGTGTGGATCCAGGCGCTGCAAAAAATCTGGCGTGCCAGCGTCAACGTTAACTGGCGCCGCCTGTGGCAACAGCCTCCTTCCCGCATTGCATTGCCAATGTATCCCTTCGATCCGGCGCAATGGTGGTTGGGCGAGCGAGATATGCAGGGGCCGGAAGCCGGACGAACATCGACGACAGCGGATAAACCCGATCCGCAGATGGCGCGCATCTGGCGCATTTGGGGCGACGTGACCGGCGTGAACCCTGATTCCAACCACTGCGACTTTTTTGACGCCGGCGGGCAATCGCTGATGGCATTGCGGCTGATGGCCTTGTTGGAACAAGAGTTTGGCCGGTCGGTAGGCATGGCCGATTTCCTTAAGCGGCCAACGCCGTGGGGCATAAAACAACAGTTAGACCAGGCTGGAGCATTCGAGCAAGAATCCCATTAA